Sequence from the Thermococcus sp. CX2 genome:
GCGCGCCCTTCTTTATTAGCCTTTCTATCGCCTCGCTCAGAAGGGCGGAACCTATGCCGTTGCCCCTATACGCTGGGTCAACCGCTATGCTCATTATGTGGCCCTCCAAATCGGGCCTGAGATAGGCCATCACGTAACCTATAACCTTTCCGTGGTACTCCGCGACGAGAAAGGTGTCGGGGTTGTTCTCGAGGAATACTAAAAAGACACCCCTCGGGTACTGCTCACGGAAGGAGACCCGCTCTATCCTCACTATGTCGGGCATGTCGAAGAGCTTGGCGGGCCTTATGACCACCATTGATAGGGGGATCCTACCGCCCAGCTCCATTGTGGAGACGCTCATGTTAGAATCTACGAGTCAAAGCTTTTAAGGCTTGAGGGAACTCTAAGCGGGTGGCCACCCCGGCGTGATGAGCACTCTCGAACCTGACCCAGGGATGATGACCGGATTCCTGGCTGATTGCCGCCATTCTCCTCACTTCCACTATCCCGTTGAGTAAAACTTATAGCCCGGAAAAACCAACATACTCGACAGGTGGTGTTATGCGGATTAAAGAAGAGGCCGTTGGAATAGTGACCGGTGAAGCGACCGTCAGCTCATTCCAGTTTTATGCTCAGCCCGATGCCGATTTGAAGTTCGGAGACTTCGTCGTTGCCAAGCTCTGTAAAGAAGCGAAGGAAAGAAACTGCCGCTGGAGCGATGATGTTGAGTGGGTCATTGGAACGATAAGGGGACTGAAGAACATAAACTGGCTCCTCAGCGAAGGGAAGAGCACCTACCACTCCCTCCAGCTGGACATAAGGGAGTACGGTGAGAGCATAGGCGAGAACGAGGCTCTGATAGTGAACGTCCGCGTGCTTGGAAGGGTCATCATAAACGGTGAGCGGGCGGAGATAGTCCCCAACCGCGTGCCGATACCGAACGGCAACACCGTCTACAGGGCCAGCTCCGAGCTCCTTAAGGCAATCTACTACGGCGGCCCTGGGTTCATCGAGGTCGGGAACCTTCTCCTGCGCGAGGACGTTCCCATATACCTCAACGCCGACGAGCTCGTCTCGAGGCACTTCGCGGTTTTAGCGGTTACTGGTGCGGGCAAATCAAACACTGTGGCGGTTCTCATAGGGGAGATAACCAACAGGCTCCGCGGAACGGTCGTGGTTCTTGACCCCCACGGCGACTACGTAAAGCTAAGGCTTCCTGAAACGGGCAGGAAATACGTCAAGCTAATAGAAGCCAAAATAATGCCCGAGGAGATGGACAGCGAGGAGCTGGCTGACCTAATCGAGATAGCGAGCAACGCGACAATACAGAGGGAGTTTTTAGCTAAAGCCTGGGAGACCGTCAAGCACGAAAACCCAACTCTCGGCGGAAGGGAGCTAATAGAGGCCCTTATGAGCACGATAACCGAGTGGATAATGAACCGCGCTGCTTATTTCTGGGACGAGGGGAAGGAGAGCTACATAACCGAGGAACTCAAGAGCGAGAGGATCGAAACGCTAAGGGGCGTCGTTTACAGGATAAGGCGCTTCCTGAGAAACTACGGCTCTCTACTAACGAGTGAGGATTTGATAGCCCAGATAGAGCCAGGAAAGGCCAACGTGATTGACCTCGGCCCGCTGGACGAGGGCCAGATGAAGGTCGTAGTTGGTAAACTCCTCGAGAAGATATTCGAAGCAAGGGTCGACTACGAACAGGCCAGAAAGAACATCCTCCGCCTGAGAGAAGACCTGAAAGAGAACCCCAACTCAAAGACGGCGGAGGAAATTAAGAAGTTCGAGAGCACGATGAGGGCGATAGAGAACAAGAGCCCGGCTTTGGCTGAGCCCATACTCATCATAGTGGAGGAAGCGCATATCTTCGCGCCTCATGGTGAACACAACGACGCGGTGAGGATACTGAGCAGAATAGCGAGAGAGGGCAGGAAGTTCGGGGTGGGCCTTGGGATAGTAAGCCAGAGACCCAACAAGCTCAACGAGGATGTCCTCAGCCAGACCAACACAAAGATAATCCTCCGCATCGTCAATCCCAAGGATCAGGACTACGTCCTGAGGGCGAGCGAGCAGCTGAGTTCCGATTTGCTCGGAGATATAGCTTCCCTCGGCAAGGGTGAGGCCGTTATAGTAGGCCAAGCCATAAGCCTCCCGGCGCTCGTCAAGATACACAACTTCAAGGCCCTCGGCGGTGACTATGGTGGGGAAGACATAGGCGTCGTAAGCCGCTGGAAAGAAAGGGCAGAGCGTGAGAGGCTCGAGAGGGAGAAAGAAAAGCTGTACGAAGAAGAGGAGATTGAGATAGACTTCTGAGGGATGGGAATGAAGTTCGCCCACATAGCGGACGCGCACCTGGGCTTTGAGCAGTACCGCCTTCCTTACAGGGCCGAGGAGTTCACCAGCTCCTTCAGGGAGGCAATAGAAAAGGCCGTTGAAGAGAGGGTGGATTTCATACTCATCGCTGGCGATCTTTTCCACCAGAGCAGACCCAGTCCGGAGACGATAAAGGAGGCCATAGAAATCCTGAACCTGCCAAGGGAAATGAGTATCCCAGTCTTCGCGATAGAGGGCAACCACGACAGAACCCAGAGGAGGATCTCCGCTTACCACCTTCTCGAAAGCCTTGGTCTGCTCCATCTCGTCGGCCTGCGCGAGGAGAAGGTCGAGAATGAATACCTAACCAGCGAGCGCCTTGGAAATAAGTTCCTCGTCAAGGGCATCTTTGATAAAGGCCATCAGAGCATTGAAATCCACGGGATAAAGTACATGAGCGCGGCCTGGCTCGAAAGGAATAAGCTGAGCGACATATTCAAGCCAAAGGGAGATGCAATCCTCATGCTCCACCAGGGCATCAAAGAGCTCATCGAGAGGATGGTGGGTTTAATCCCGGAGAGCCAGCGCGACTACTTCGAGCTGAAGATGGAGGACTTACCGAAGGGCTACATCTACTACGCCCTCGGCCACATCCACAAGAACTTCGAAACGAATTATGACATTGGAAAGCTCGTTTATCCGGGCTCACTCCAGCGCTGGGACTTCGGCGACTACGAGATAAGATACCGCTGGGACGGAAGGGCATTCAGGGCAAAGGCCGGAAGCGAGAAGGGGTTCTACATCGTCGAGGACTTCGAGCCGAGGTTCATCCCCCTGGAGGTAAGGCCCTTTATAGACATCAAGATAGAGGCGGATGAGGAAACTGCCAAGAGGGAAATCAAGAGGCTGGGCGCCAAGATACCGGGCGAGGCCTTCGTGAGACTTGACCTAAAGTGGGAAAGACCCTTCGATGTCTCGGCGTTCCACGAGCTCCTGAAGGTTCGCTACGTCTACATCAGGACGCGCTTCGAGAGGAAGCTCAGGGCTGGAAAGCCTGGAGAGCTCCCGAAGCCAGAGGAATACTTCCTTCCAGTGGAGCTTAAGGCGATAGAGCTAACTAGAGAGAAGAAGTTCGAAGCGGTTGATGCCGTTGTTGAGCTTTTCCTCGGTGAGGGCTGGGAGGAGAGGCCAAAGGAAAGGGCAGTTGAGAAGCCAAAAGATAGCAGGGAGGAAAAAGCCGAGGAAAGAACCGGGAAAGTTGATAGAAAGGTGGAAGAGGGACAAGACGCACCGCCAAAGAAAGTCGAAAAGAAGGATAAACCCGTCAAAAAGCCAAAGAAAGGGGCCGACCTTCTCGTGTGGCTCGGTGGTGAAAAATGAAGGTTGAGAAGATTCTAATCAAGGACTTCCGCTCGCACAAGATTACAAAGGTGACCTTCACGAGCGGGATAAACCTCATCGTGGGCCAGAACGGCTCCGGAAAAAGCTCGCTACTCGATGCCCTGCTGGTGGGCCTCTACTGGCCCGCCAAGCCCAAGGACCTCAAGAAGGACGACCTCCTCCGGATAGGCGGAACTGGAACGGAGATAACCGTCTTCTTCGAGAAGGACGGGGTTAGGTATCAGGTGCACCGCAACATCACCAGGGGCATAGCCTTCGTCAAGTACCACGACGGAAGCTCCTGGAAGCCCCTTGAGAGCGGTCAGAAGCAGGTCAGGGAATGGATGGAGAAGGCCATCCCCTACGATGTCTTCGTCAACGCTATTTACATTCGCCAGGGTGAGATAGACGCCATCCTGGAGAGCGACGAGAGCCGTGATAAAGTTGTGAGGCAAGTGCTCGGCCTTGACAAGTACGAGAACGCATACAAAAACCTCCTCGAGGTCAGAAAGGAAATAGAAGGGCGGATAAGATCCATAGAGGGCTACCTCAAGAGCACCGAGAACATAGACGAGCTAATTAGAGGTATGGAGAAGGAGCTAGCCGAAACCCTTAATGCCATAAATGAGCTCTCGCCGGAGATTCCAAAGCTGAACAAAGAGCTCGAGAAGGTTGAAAAGAAACTTAAGGAGCTCGACGCCCTTGCAGAGGAAATCAACTCCTTCAGGCTGGAAGTCAGAAGAAAGGAAGGAAACGTAAAAGCCCTCGAAGCGAAGCTCCGGGAGCTGGAGAGAAGGATAAAGGAGAGCGAAGAGCGCGTTAAGGAACTCGAAGAGAAGGTCAAGGAACTCGAAGGGCTGAAGGAGAAGGCAGAGGAATACCTCAGACTTGTGGACTTCAGGAGGAGATACGCCGAGGAGAAAGCCAAGAGCGAGAAGCTGGCGGAGAGCTATAAGGCCCAGATTTCGGGCATAGACGAGCGCCTGAAAGAGCTTGGGGCTCTTAAGGAGAAGCTCAAAGAGCTCGAAGAGAAGAGGGGGAATCTCGAAGAGAAACTCAAGAGCCTTGAAAAGAGTGCCAAAGCCTATGAAGAGGTCAAAAGCCTAACGACCAACCTTGAAAGGCTGAGAAAGAGGCTCAAGCTAAAGCCAGAGGAGATTGAAAAGCTCGCCGAAGAGATAGAGCGTGCCAGAGCGAGAAAGGAGGGGATAGCGAAGGAGCTCGAGGGGATAAGCTCGAGGAGAGGCGAGATAAAGAGCCAAGTCAAGGAGCGCAATAATGCCATTCTGGAGCTTAAAAGGGCCCGCGGAAAGTGCCCTGTCTGCGGGAGGGAATTAACAGAGGAGCACAGGAAGGAGCTTATGGAAAAATACACCCTCGAGCTTAGGGAGTTCTCGAAGGAGCTCAAGGCCCTCGACGAGGAGGAACGGAAGCTCAGGCGTGAGCTGGTCGAGATTGAGGGCATCCTCAAGAGGGAGCGCGAGCTCTTCTCCCAGAAAGAGCTCTTGGAGCAGATTAAGGAGCTTGAGGAGAGGATCAAAGAATACGACCTCGAAAAGCTTGAGAAAGGGGCGGAAGAATACGAGAAGCTGAAGAGCGAGCTGGACAGAATTGAAGGCGAGCTCAAGGGGCTCAGGGAAGAGCTGGCAAAGGCAAGGGCCCTCGAAAAGAAGAGGGGGATCCTTGAAAAGAAGCTGGAGGAGGTAGAAGACAGACTCAGGAACCTCGAGGAAGAACTCGGGACACTTGGCTTTTCAAGCCTAGAGAAGCTCGACGGCAGGATCAAAGAGCTCGAGCCCGCCTACAGGAGATATTTCGAGCTGAAATCTGCCGCAAGTGAACTGACGAGGGAAAGGGAAAGGCTCGAGAGAAGTCTTAGGGAGCTTGAGATGACTAAGAAAACACTCGGGGAAGAGGCACAGGCATT
This genomic interval carries:
- the rimI gene encoding ribosomal protein S18-alanine N-acetyltransferase, with product MSVSTMELGGRIPLSMVVIRPAKLFDMPDIVRIERVSFREQYPRGVFLVFLENNPDTFLVAEYHGKVIGYVMAYLRPDLEGHIMSIAVDPAYRGNGIGSALLSEAIERLIKKGARYIGLEVRVSNEKAIKLYERFGFRRIKRIIGYYADGEDAYYMLMPADEWGGRN
- the herA gene encoding DNA double-strand break repair helicase HerA; translated protein: MRIKEEAVGIVTGEATVSSFQFYAQPDADLKFGDFVVAKLCKEAKERNCRWSDDVEWVIGTIRGLKNINWLLSEGKSTYHSLQLDIREYGESIGENEALIVNVRVLGRVIINGERAEIVPNRVPIPNGNTVYRASSELLKAIYYGGPGFIEVGNLLLREDVPIYLNADELVSRHFAVLAVTGAGKSNTVAVLIGEITNRLRGTVVVLDPHGDYVKLRLPETGRKYVKLIEAKIMPEEMDSEELADLIEIASNATIQREFLAKAWETVKHENPTLGGRELIEALMSTITEWIMNRAAYFWDEGKESYITEELKSERIETLRGVVYRIRRFLRNYGSLLTSEDLIAQIEPGKANVIDLGPLDEGQMKVVVGKLLEKIFEARVDYEQARKNILRLREDLKENPNSKTAEEIKKFESTMRAIENKSPALAEPILIIVEEAHIFAPHGEHNDAVRILSRIAREGRKFGVGLGIVSQRPNKLNEDVLSQTNTKIILRIVNPKDQDYVLRASEQLSSDLLGDIASLGKGEAVIVGQAISLPALVKIHNFKALGGDYGGEDIGVVSRWKERAERERLEREKEKLYEEEEIEIDF
- the mre11 gene encoding DNA double-strand break repair protein Mre11; translation: MKFAHIADAHLGFEQYRLPYRAEEFTSSFREAIEKAVEERVDFILIAGDLFHQSRPSPETIKEAIEILNLPREMSIPVFAIEGNHDRTQRRISAYHLLESLGLLHLVGLREEKVENEYLTSERLGNKFLVKGIFDKGHQSIEIHGIKYMSAAWLERNKLSDIFKPKGDAILMLHQGIKELIERMVGLIPESQRDYFELKMEDLPKGYIYYALGHIHKNFETNYDIGKLVYPGSLQRWDFGDYEIRYRWDGRAFRAKAGSEKGFYIVEDFEPRFIPLEVRPFIDIKIEADEETAKREIKRLGAKIPGEAFVRLDLKWERPFDVSAFHELLKVRYVYIRTRFERKLRAGKPGELPKPEEYFLPVELKAIELTREKKFEAVDAVVELFLGEGWEERPKERAVEKPKDSREEKAEERTGKVDRKVEEGQDAPPKKVEKKDKPVKKPKKGADLLVWLGGEK
- the rad50 gene encoding DNA double-strand break repair ATPase Rad50, whose amino-acid sequence is MKVEKILIKDFRSHKITKVTFTSGINLIVGQNGSGKSSLLDALLVGLYWPAKPKDLKKDDLLRIGGTGTEITVFFEKDGVRYQVHRNITRGIAFVKYHDGSSWKPLESGQKQVREWMEKAIPYDVFVNAIYIRQGEIDAILESDESRDKVVRQVLGLDKYENAYKNLLEVRKEIEGRIRSIEGYLKSTENIDELIRGMEKELAETLNAINELSPEIPKLNKELEKVEKKLKELDALAEEINSFRLEVRRKEGNVKALEAKLRELERRIKESEERVKELEEKVKELEGLKEKAEEYLRLVDFRRRYAEEKAKSEKLAESYKAQISGIDERLKELGALKEKLKELEEKRGNLEEKLKSLEKSAKAYEEVKSLTTNLERLRKRLKLKPEEIEKLAEEIERARARKEGIAKELEGISSRRGEIKSQVKERNNAILELKRARGKCPVCGRELTEEHRKELMEKYTLELREFSKELKALDEEERKLRRELVEIEGILKRERELFSQKELLEQIKELEERIKEYDLEKLEKGAEEYEKLKSELDRIEGELKGLREELAKARALEKKRGILEKKLEEVEDRLRNLEEELGTLGFSSLEKLDGRIKELEPAYRRYFELKSAASELTRERERLERSLRELEMTKKTLGEEAQALKDAKNKLEEKEKLYSAEEHTRLREDFTKLRERLAEKRAQLEALENKRNETMENLKKLKEEKKRREEKARELERLKKAKERVQNLREKVRHYKAMLKEDALSKVGELASEIFEELTEEKYSGVTVKAEENKVKLGVIYDGKEYGLGFLSGGERIALGLAFRLALSLYLAGEISLLILDEPTPYLDDERRRRLVDIMQRYLRKIPQVIVVSHDEELKDAADRVIRVSLENGVSVAREVELGV